A region from the Lolium perenne isolate Kyuss_39 chromosome 4, Kyuss_2.0, whole genome shotgun sequence genome encodes:
- the LOC127295579 gene encoding probable pectinesterase 67, whose translation MMARRSHLLLPCLLAAAAVLCDAHSKLAKKSNDVVNGPLLTTKIDAKRTLIVGPNDEFKTIQSAIDAVPEGNTEWVIVHIRSGVYTEKVVIQETKPFIFVRGNGKGRTSISFESASPHNAESATFAVHADNVIVFGLSFRNAARAGLPNSPEIRTVAAMVGGDKVAFYHCAFYSPHHTLFDQAGRHYYESCYIQGNIDFIFGGGQSIFQCAEIFVKPDRRTEILGSITASDRKEESAGGGFVFLKGKVYGVGEVYLGRANEAYSRVVFADTYLSKTINPAGWTDYGYTGSKDNLMLGEFNCTGPGADASKRVPWSRQLSPADAAKFLTVDFIDGKDWLPAFYY comes from the exons ATGATGGCCCGGCGTAGCCACCTCCTCCTCCCCTGCCTCCTCGCCGCGGCGGCGGTTCTCTGCGATGCGCACTCGAAGCTCGCCAAGAAGAGCAACGACGTCGTCAACGGCCCCCTCCTCACCACCAAGATCGACGCCAAGCGCACCCTGATCGTTGGCCCCAACGACGAGTTCAAGACCATCCAGTCCGCCATCGACGCCGTGCCTGAAGGGAACACCGAGTGGGTCATCGTCCACATCCGCTCCGGCGTCTACAC GGAGAAAGTTGTGATCCAGGAGACAAAGCCGTTCATCTTCGTCAGGGGCAACGGCAAGGGCCGGACCTCAATCTCCTTCGAGTCGGCCTCCCCGCACAACGCCGAGTCCGCCACGTTCGCCGTGCACGCGGACAACGTCATCGTCTTCGGCCTTAGCTTCAGG AATGCGGCGCGCGCGGGGCTGCCGAACAGCCCGGAGATCCGCACGGTGGCGGCCATGGTCGGCGGCGACAAGGTGGCCTTCTACCACTGCGCCTTCTACAGCCCCCACCACACCCTCTTCGACCAGGCCGGCCGCCACTACTACGAGAGCTGCTACATCCAGGGCAACATCGACTTCATCTTCGGCGGCGGCCAGTCCATATTCCAG TGCGCGGAGATCTTCGTGAAGCCCGACCGGCGGACGGAGATCCTGGGTTCCATCACGGCGAGCGATCGCAAGGAGGAGAGCGCCGGCGGCGGCTTCGTGTTCCTCAAGGGCAAGGTGTACGGCGTCGGGGAGGTCTACCTCGGCCGCGCCAACGAGGCCTACTCGCGCGTCGTCTTCGCCGACACCTACCTCTCCAAGACCATCAACCCGGCCGGCTGGACGGACTACGGATACACAGGCAGCAAAGA CAATTTGATGCTCGGGGAGTTCAACTGCACCGGGCCGGGCGCCGACGCGTCGAAGCGCGTGCCGTGGTCGCGGCAGCTCAGCCCGGCGGACGCGGCCAAGTTCCTCACCGTCGACTTCATCGACGGCAAGGACTGGCTCCCGGCCTTCTACTACTGA